A part of Hippopotamus amphibius kiboko isolate mHipAmp2 chromosome 16, mHipAmp2.hap2, whole genome shotgun sequence genomic DNA contains:
- the APOE gene encoding apolipoprotein E, whose product MKVLWVTLVVTLLAGCQADKEPELESEVHLGQEWPRWQGSQPWELALGRFWDYLRWVQTLSEEVQEELLDTQVIQELTVLMDETMKEVKVYRQELEEQLGPMAQETQARVSKELQAAQARLASDMEDVRTRLAQYRSEVQAMLGQTTEELRGRLASHLRKLRKRLFRDADDLKKRLAVYQAGVREGAERSVTAMRERLGPLLEKGQAHAATLGNGASQPLRERIEAWRQKLRGRLDQVGVRARDRLDEMREQLEEVRAKMEEQGSQIRRQAEAFQARLKSWFEPLVGDLQRQWAELVEKVQLAVATSPTSKTRESQ is encoded by the exons ATGAAGGTTCTGTGGGTCACCTTGGTGGTCACGCTCCTGGCAG GATGCCAGGCAGACAAGGAGCCAGAGCTGGAGTCCGAGGTGCATCTGGGGCAGGAGTGGCCCAGGTGGCAAGGCAGCCAGCCCTGGGAGCTGGCGCTGGGCCGCTTCTGGGATTACCTGCGCTGGGTGCAGACACTGTCTGAGGAGGTACAGGAGGAACTGCTCGACACCCAGGTCATTCAGGAGTTGAC GGTGCTGATGGATGAGACCATGAAGGAGGTGAAGGTCTATaggcaggagctggaggagcaGCTGGGCCCCATGGCCCAGGAGACGCAGGCCCGTGTGTCCAAGGAGCTGCAGGCAGCGCAGGCCCGGCTGGCCTCGGACATGGAAGACGTGCGCACCCGCCTGGCGCAGTACCGTAGCGAGGTGCAGGCCATGCTGGGCCAGACCACCGAGGAGCTGCGGGGCCGCCTGGCCTCCCACCTGCGCAAGCTGCGCAAGCGGCTCTTCCGCGACGCCGACGACCTGAAGAAGCGCCTGGCCGTGTACCAGGCTGGGGTGCGCGAGGGCGCCGAGCGCAGCGTGACCGCCATGCGCGAGCGCCTGGGGCCCCTACTGGAGAAGGGCCAAGCGCATGCTGCCACCTTGGGCAACGGGGCTAGCCAGCCCCTGCGGGAGCGCATCGAGGCCTGGCGCCAGAAGCTGCGCGGGCGGCTGGACCAGGTGGGCGTCCGGGCCCGGGACCGCCTGGACGAGATGCGCGAGCAGCTGGAGGAGGTGCGCGCCAAGATGGAGGAGCAGGGGAGCCAGATTCGCCGGCAGGCCGAGGCCTTCCAGGCCCGCCTCAAAAGCTGGTTCGAGCCCCTTGTGGGAGACCTGCAACGCCAGTGGGCGGAGCTGGTGGAGAAGGTGCAATTGGCTGTGGCCACCAGCCCCACCTCCAAGACCAGAGAGAGTCAGTGA